A single Corvus hawaiiensis isolate bCorHaw1 chromosome 24, bCorHaw1.pri.cur, whole genome shotgun sequence DNA region contains:
- the IKBKE gene encoding inhibitor of nuclear factor kappa-B kinase subunit epsilon isoform X4, with amino-acid sequence MQSTPNYLWSTEDLLGQGATACVYKARNKKSGELVAVKVFNNASYLRPQEVQMREFEMLRKLNHKNIVKLFAVEETGSSKQKVLVMEYCSSGSLLNVLEDPANAFGLAESEFLIVLQCVVAGMNHLRENGVVHRDIKPGNIMRLVGEDGQSIYKLTDFGAARELEDDEKFVSVYGTEEYLHPDVYERAVLRKPQQKAFGVTVDLWSIGVTFYHAATGNLPFVPFGGPRRNKEIMYKITTEKPPGAIAGIQRQENGNIEWSYELPITCRLSVGLKDQLIPILASILEVDQEKCWGFDQFFAGTNDILHRIVVDVFSLQQASSHRIYIHSYNTTNKFLDAVFKQTNIVPHHQEYFFEGHLYELDPNLQAHNFCKTTERSPLTLLSTSEQPEDVVGVRYRDPALEFPKLVPRVDVVADCSAAKSAVGAAHQTLRVGQALRRGRELLARGLHWVIGNLKTECSRILEQRRGAHSVLACLQLTEVKTHVLHEAVPAGSRGPAGVDVAVVKTRLQRVDEELSQCSHSIFDFQGTLDGILAELVKDRQQVHEDKSIQQIECCLEKMQLIYKQFRKARTCLRLGYNEEQIHKLDKLNLGNLARKVLSIFQNDCVQQYQEALALHSSRMRKVCEIKKQLKRLSNRISTCSVEMTECQDCLQGALDRFLQMERWNLAPAPPVPSPVPPSQARQEMALRMQE; translated from the exons ATGCAGAGCACCCCCAACTACCTGTGGAGCACCGAGGACCTCCTGGGCCAGGGGGCCACGGCCTGTGTCTACAAAGCTCGCAACAAG aaATCAGGGGAGCTGGTTGCTGTGAAGGTTTTCAATAACGCCAGCTATCTGCGGCCCCAGGAGGTGCAGATGAGAGAGTTCGAGATGCTGCGGAAGCTGAACCACAAAAACATTGTCAAATTATTTGCCGTGGAGGAGACA GGCAGCAGCAAGCAGAAGGTGCTGGTGATGGAATACTGCTCCAGTGGCAGCCTGCTGAACGTGCTGGAAGATCCAGCGAATGCCTTTGGCCTGGCTGAGTCCGAGTTCCTCATCGTGCTGCAGTGTGTGG TGGCAGGGATGAACCACCTCCGTGAGAACGGCGTCGTGCACAGAGACATCAAACCCGGGAACATCATGCGGCTCGTGGGAGAGGACGGGCAGAGCATCTACAAACTGACGGATTTTGGAGCCGCCCGGGAGCTGGAGGACGATGAAAAGTTTGTGTCTGTCTATGGGACAGAGGAGTATCTG CACCCTGACGTGTACGAGCGAGCCGTGCTGCGCAAGCCGCAGCAGAAGGCGTTCGGTGTCACCGTGGACCTCTGGAGCATCGGTGTCACCTTCTACCACGCTGCCACCGGCAACCTCCCCTTCGTCCCCTTCGGGGGACCCCGCAGGAACAAGGAGATCAT GTACAAAATCACCACTGAGAAGCCTCCCGGAGCCATCGCGGGCatccagaggcaggagaacggGAACATCGAGTGGAGCTACGAGCTGCCCATCACCTGCCGCCTCTCCGT GGGCCTGAAGGACCAGCTGATCCCCATCTTGGCGAGTATCCTGGAGGTGGATCAGGAGAAATGCTGGGGATTCGACCAGTTTTTTGCAGGAACCAACGACATTTTGCACAGGATCGTGGTGGACGTGTTCTCCCTGCAGCAGGCGTCCTCCCATCGCATCTACATCCACTCCTACAACAC TACCAACAAGTTTTTAGATGCCGTCTTCAAACAGACAAATATAGTTCCTCACCaccaagaatatttttttgaagGACACCTGTATGAGCTGGATCCCAATCTACAAGCTCATAATTTCTGCAAAACCACGGAGCGCAGCCCCCTGACTTTGCTGAGCACTTCTGAGCAGCCTGAGGATGTGGTGGGGGTCCGGTACAGAGACC CGGCGCTGGAGTTCCCCAAGTTGGTGCCCAGGGTGGACGTGGTGGCCGACTGCAGTGCAGCCAAG AGCGCCGTGGGTGCCGCTCACCAGACCCTGCGCGTGGGGCAGGCCCTGCGGCGCGGCCgggagctgctggccaggggCCTGCACTGGGTGAT CGGGAACCTGAAAACGGAGTGCTCCAGGATtttggagcagaggaggggggctcactccgTGCTCGCCTGCCTGCAGCTCACCGAGGTGAAGACACACGTGCT GCACGAGGCCgttcctgcaggcagcaggggcCCGGCTGGGGTGGATGTGGCCGTGGTGAAGACAAGGCTGCAGAGG GTCGATGAGGAactctcccagtgctcccacagCATCTTTGACTTCCAGGGGacactggatgggattttggcCGAGCTGGTGAAGGACAGGCAGCAAGTGCACGAAGACAAAAG CATCCAGCAGATCGAGTGCTGCCTGGAGAAGATGCAGCTGATCTACAAGCAGTTCAGGAAGGCCAGGACGTGTCTGC ggctgggctaCAACGAGGAACAAATTCACAAGCTGGATAA GCTGAATTTGGGGAACCTGGCCAGGAAGGTTCTGTCCATTTTCCAGAATGACTGTGTCCAGCAGTACCAGGaggccctggccctgcacagcagcaggatgag gaAAGTTTGTGAGATAAAGAAGCAGCTGAAGAGGCTCAGCAACCGCATCAGCACCTGCAGTGTGGAGATGACGGAGTGCCAGGACTGCCTGCAGGGC GCCCTGGACAGGTTTCTCCAGATGGAGAGATGGAATTTAGCCCCAGCTCCTCCCGTGCCTTCCCCTGTCCCCCCGAGCCAGGCACGCCAGGAGATGGCTTTGCG GATGCAGGAGTGA
- the IKBKE gene encoding inhibitor of nuclear factor kappa-B kinase subunit epsilon isoform X3: protein MQSTPNYLWSTEDLLGQGATACVYKARNKKSGELVAVKVFNNASYLRPQEVQMREFEMLRKLNHKNIVKLFAVEETGSSKQKVLVMEYCSSGSLLNVLEDPANAFGLAESEFLIVLQCVVAGMNHLRENGVVHRDIKPGNIMRLVGEDGQSIYKLTDFGAARELEDDEKFVSVYGTEEYLHPDVYERAVLRKPQQKAFGVTVDLWSIGVTFYHAATGNLPFVPFGGPRRNKEIMYKITTEKPPGAIAGIQRQENGNIEWSYELPITCRLSVGLKDQLIPILASILEVDQEKCWGFDQFFAGTNDILHRIVVDVFSLQQASSHRIYIHSYNTTNKFLDAVFKQTNIVPHHQEYFFEGHLYELDPNLQAHNFCKTTERSPLTLLSTSEQPEDVVGVRYRDPALEFPKLVPRVDVVADCSAAKSAVGAAHQTLRVGQALRRGRELLARGLHWVIGNLKTECSRILEQRRGAHSVLACLQLTEVKTHVLHEAVPAGSRGPAGVDVAVVKTRLQRVDEELSQCSHSIFDFQGTLDGILAELVKDRQQVHEDKSIQQIECCLEKMQLIYKQFRKARTCLRLGYNEEQIHKLDKLNLGNLARKVLSIFQNDCVQQYQEALALHSSRMRKVCEIKKQLKRLSNRISTCSVEMTECQDCLQGALDRFLQMERWNLAPAPPVPSPVPPSQARQEMALRMQE from the exons ATGCAGAGCACCCCCAACTACCTGTGGAGCACCGAGGACCTCCTGGGCCAGGGGGCCACGGCCTGTGTCTACAAAGCTCGCAACAAG aaATCAGGGGAGCTGGTTGCTGTGAAGGTTTTCAATAACGCCAGCTATCTGCGGCCCCAGGAGGTGCAGATGAGAGAGTTCGAGATGCTGCGGAAGCTGAACCACAAAAACATTGTCAAATTATTTGCCGTGGAGGAGACA GGCAGCAGCAAGCAGAAGGTGCTGGTGATGGAATACTGCTCCAGTGGCAGCCTGCTGAACGTGCTGGAAGATCCAGCGAATGCCTTTGGCCTGGCTGAGTCCGAGTTCCTCATCGTGCTGCAGTGTGTGG TGGCAGGGATGAACCACCTCCGTGAGAACGGCGTCGTGCACAGAGACATCAAACCCGGGAACATCATGCGGCTCGTGGGAGAGGACGGGCAGAGCATCTACAAACTGACGGATTTTGGAGCCGCCCGGGAGCTGGAGGACGATGAAAAGTTTGTGTCTGTCTATGGGACAGAGGAGTATCTG CACCCTGACGTGTACGAGCGAGCCGTGCTGCGCAAGCCGCAGCAGAAGGCGTTCGGTGTCACCGTGGACCTCTGGAGCATCGGTGTCACCTTCTACCACGCTGCCACCGGCAACCTCCCCTTCGTCCCCTTCGGGGGACCCCGCAGGAACAAGGAGATCAT GTACAAAATCACCACTGAGAAGCCTCCCGGAGCCATCGCGGGCatccagaggcaggagaacggGAACATCGAGTGGAGCTACGAGCTGCCCATCACCTGCCGCCTCTCCGT GGGCCTGAAGGACCAGCTGATCCCCATCTTGGCGAGTATCCTGGAGGTGGATCAGGAGAAATGCTGGGGATTCGACCAGTTTTTTGCAGGAACCAACGACATTTTGCACAGGATCGTGGTGGACGTGTTCTCCCTGCAGCAGGCGTCCTCCCATCGCATCTACATCCACTCCTACAACAC TACCAACAAGTTTTTAGATGCCGTCTTCAAACAGACAAATATAGTTCCTCACCaccaagaatatttttttgaagGACACCTGTATGAGCTGGATCCCAATCTACAAGCTCATAATTTCTGCAAAACCACGGAGCGCAGCCCCCTGACTTTGCTGAGCACTTCTGAGCAGCCTGAGGATGTGGTGGGGGTCCGGTACAGAGACC CGGCGCTGGAGTTCCCCAAGTTGGTGCCCAGGGTGGACGTGGTGGCCGACTGCAGTGCAGCCAAG AGCGCCGTGGGTGCCGCTCACCAGACCCTGCGCGTGGGGCAGGCCCTGCGGCGCGGCCgggagctgctggccaggggCCTGCACTGGGTGAT CGGGAACCTGAAAACGGAGTGCTCCAGGATtttggagcagaggaggggggctcactccgTGCTCGCCTGCCTGCAGCTCACCGAGGTGAAGACACACGTGCT GCACGAGGCCgttcctgcaggcagcaggggcCCGGCTGGGGTGGATGTGGCCGTGGTGAAGACAAGGCTGCAGAGG GTCGATGAGGAactctcccagtgctcccacagCATCTTTGACTTCCAGGGGacactggatgggattttggcCGAGCTGGTGAAGGACAGGCAGCAAGTGCACGAAGACAAAAG CATCCAGCAGATCGAGTGCTGCCTGGAGAAGATGCAGCTGATCTACAAGCAGTTCAGGAAGGCCAGGACGTGTCTGC ggctgggctaCAACGAGGAACAAATTCACAAGCTGGATAA GCTGAATTTGGGGAACCTGGCCAGGAAGGTTCTGTCCATTTTCCAGAATGACTGTGTCCAGCAGTACCAGGaggccctggccctgcacagcagcaggatgag gaAAGTTTGTGAGATAAAGAAGCAGCTGAAGAGGCTCAGCAACCGCATCAGCACCTGCAGTGTGGAGATGACGGAGTGCCAGGACTGCCTGCAGGGC GCCCTGGACAGGTTTCTCCAGATGGAGAGATGGAATTTAGCCCCAGCTCCTCCCGTGCCTTCCCCTGTCCCCCCGAGCCAGGCACGCCAGGAGATGGCTTTGCG gatgCAGGAGTGA
- the IKBKE gene encoding inhibitor of nuclear factor kappa-B kinase subunit epsilon isoform X1 gives MQSTPNYLWSTEDLLGQGATACVYKARNKKSGELVAVKVFNNASYLRPQEVQMREFEMLRKLNHKNIVKLFAVEETGSSKQKVLVMEYCSSGSLLNVLEDPANAFGLAESEFLIVLQCVVAGMNHLRENGVVHRDIKPGNIMRLVGEDGQSIYKLTDFGAARELEDDEKFVSVYGTEEYLHPDVYERAVLRKPQQKAFGVTVDLWSIGVTFYHAATGNLPFVPFGGPRRNKEIMYKITTEKPPGAIAGIQRQENGNIEWSYELPITCRLSVGLKDQLIPILASILEVDQEKCWGFDQFFAGTNDILHRIVVDVFSLQQASSHRIYIHSYNTTNKFLDAVFKQTNIVPHHQEYFFEGHLYELDPNLQAHNFCKTTERSPLTLLSTSEQPEDVVGVRYRDPALEFPKLVPRVDVVADCSAAKSAVGAAHQTLRVGQALRRGRELLARGLHWVIGNLKTECSRILEQRRGAHSVLACLQLTEVKTHVLHEAVPAGSRGPAGVDVAVVKTRLQRVDEELSQCSHSIFDFQGTLDGILAELVKDRQQVHEDKSIQQIECCLEKMQLIYKQFRKARTCLRLGYNEEQIHKLDKLNLGNLARKVLSIFQNDCVQQYQEALALHSSRMRKVCEIKKQLKRLSNRISTCSVEMTECQDCLQGALDRFLQMERWNLAPAPPVPSPVPPSQARQEMALRMQELLEQMRSVTCDLQLNNSIIERLGGAAPTPSV, from the exons ATGCAGAGCACCCCCAACTACCTGTGGAGCACCGAGGACCTCCTGGGCCAGGGGGCCACGGCCTGTGTCTACAAAGCTCGCAACAAG aaATCAGGGGAGCTGGTTGCTGTGAAGGTTTTCAATAACGCCAGCTATCTGCGGCCCCAGGAGGTGCAGATGAGAGAGTTCGAGATGCTGCGGAAGCTGAACCACAAAAACATTGTCAAATTATTTGCCGTGGAGGAGACA GGCAGCAGCAAGCAGAAGGTGCTGGTGATGGAATACTGCTCCAGTGGCAGCCTGCTGAACGTGCTGGAAGATCCAGCGAATGCCTTTGGCCTGGCTGAGTCCGAGTTCCTCATCGTGCTGCAGTGTGTGG TGGCAGGGATGAACCACCTCCGTGAGAACGGCGTCGTGCACAGAGACATCAAACCCGGGAACATCATGCGGCTCGTGGGAGAGGACGGGCAGAGCATCTACAAACTGACGGATTTTGGAGCCGCCCGGGAGCTGGAGGACGATGAAAAGTTTGTGTCTGTCTATGGGACAGAGGAGTATCTG CACCCTGACGTGTACGAGCGAGCCGTGCTGCGCAAGCCGCAGCAGAAGGCGTTCGGTGTCACCGTGGACCTCTGGAGCATCGGTGTCACCTTCTACCACGCTGCCACCGGCAACCTCCCCTTCGTCCCCTTCGGGGGACCCCGCAGGAACAAGGAGATCAT GTACAAAATCACCACTGAGAAGCCTCCCGGAGCCATCGCGGGCatccagaggcaggagaacggGAACATCGAGTGGAGCTACGAGCTGCCCATCACCTGCCGCCTCTCCGT GGGCCTGAAGGACCAGCTGATCCCCATCTTGGCGAGTATCCTGGAGGTGGATCAGGAGAAATGCTGGGGATTCGACCAGTTTTTTGCAGGAACCAACGACATTTTGCACAGGATCGTGGTGGACGTGTTCTCCCTGCAGCAGGCGTCCTCCCATCGCATCTACATCCACTCCTACAACAC TACCAACAAGTTTTTAGATGCCGTCTTCAAACAGACAAATATAGTTCCTCACCaccaagaatatttttttgaagGACACCTGTATGAGCTGGATCCCAATCTACAAGCTCATAATTTCTGCAAAACCACGGAGCGCAGCCCCCTGACTTTGCTGAGCACTTCTGAGCAGCCTGAGGATGTGGTGGGGGTCCGGTACAGAGACC CGGCGCTGGAGTTCCCCAAGTTGGTGCCCAGGGTGGACGTGGTGGCCGACTGCAGTGCAGCCAAG AGCGCCGTGGGTGCCGCTCACCAGACCCTGCGCGTGGGGCAGGCCCTGCGGCGCGGCCgggagctgctggccaggggCCTGCACTGGGTGAT CGGGAACCTGAAAACGGAGTGCTCCAGGATtttggagcagaggaggggggctcactccgTGCTCGCCTGCCTGCAGCTCACCGAGGTGAAGACACACGTGCT GCACGAGGCCgttcctgcaggcagcaggggcCCGGCTGGGGTGGATGTGGCCGTGGTGAAGACAAGGCTGCAGAGG GTCGATGAGGAactctcccagtgctcccacagCATCTTTGACTTCCAGGGGacactggatgggattttggcCGAGCTGGTGAAGGACAGGCAGCAAGTGCACGAAGACAAAAG CATCCAGCAGATCGAGTGCTGCCTGGAGAAGATGCAGCTGATCTACAAGCAGTTCAGGAAGGCCAGGACGTGTCTGC ggctgggctaCAACGAGGAACAAATTCACAAGCTGGATAA GCTGAATTTGGGGAACCTGGCCAGGAAGGTTCTGTCCATTTTCCAGAATGACTGTGTCCAGCAGTACCAGGaggccctggccctgcacagcagcaggatgag gaAAGTTTGTGAGATAAAGAAGCAGCTGAAGAGGCTCAGCAACCGCATCAGCACCTGCAGTGTGGAGATGACGGAGTGCCAGGACTGCCTGCAGGGC GCCCTGGACAGGTTTCTCCAGATGGAGAGATGGAATTTAGCCCCAGCTCCTCCCGTGCCTTCCCCTGTCCCCCCGAGCCAGGCACGCCAGGAGATGGCTTTGCG gatgcaggagctgctggagcagatgaGGTCGGTCACCTGCGATCTCCAGCTCAACAACAGCATCATCGAGCG GTTGGGTGGGGCTGCTCCCACTCCCAGCGTTTGA